In Geminocystis sp. NIES-3709, a single genomic region encodes these proteins:
- a CDS encoding molybdenum cofactor guanylyltransferase, translated as MKITTVILAGGKSSRMGKDKALLDINGQPLLAKIYHIAQKCTDRVYVVTPWIEKYRSILPLQCNFISESSSFQGGLIAFSEALNYVKSDWILLLACDLPFLTVNELKKWINYLPNVNEKTMAILPKNNKGWECLCGFYRGNCQNSLLNSIERKNRSFQRWLETEIVEELKVENKQTLFNCNNPEDYQKLFIISSKDFGTDFSKSDSLDNSEKR; from the coding sequence ATGAAAATTACAACAGTTATTTTAGCAGGTGGTAAAAGTTCTCGTATGGGAAAAGACAAGGCTTTATTAGATATAAATGGACAACCTTTATTAGCTAAAATTTATCATATCGCACAAAAGTGTACCGATCGAGTTTATGTCGTTACTCCTTGGATCGAAAAATATCGATCGATTTTACCTTTACAATGCAATTTTATTTCTGAATCATCATCTTTTCAAGGGGGTTTAATTGCTTTTTCAGAGGCTTTAAATTATGTCAAAAGTGACTGGATTTTATTATTAGCTTGTGATTTACCTTTTTTAACAGTAAATGAGTTGAAAAAATGGATTAATTATTTACCAAATGTAAATGAAAAAACTATGGCAATTCTACCAAAAAATAATAAAGGTTGGGAATGTTTATGCGGTTTTTATCGTGGTAATTGTCAAAATTCTTTGCTAAACTCGATCGAGAGAAAAAATAGATCTTTTCAAAGATGGTTAGAAACAGAAATTGTTGAAGAATTAAAAGTAGAAAATAAACAAACACTTTTTAATTGTAATAATCCTGAAGACTATCAAAAACTATTTATAATTTCATCGAAAGATTTTGGTACTGATTTTTCTAAATCTGATTCATTAGATAACTCTGAAAAAAGATGA
- a CDS encoding glycosyltransferase family 2 protein translates to MPCLNEAETLATCIKKAQWYLQEYQVKGEVVIADNGSTDKSQEIALEMGARLVKVKEKGYGSALMGGIIAAKGEYIIMADADDSYDFTGLNPFLEKLRGGYDLVMGNRFKGGIKEGAMPFLHKYLGNPVLTRLGKLFFKSPCNDFHCGLRGFRKQAILNLNLRTTGMEFASEMVVKSTLNGLKITEVPTTLSPDGRSRKPHLRTWRDGWRHLRFLLLYSPRWLFLYPGFFLMLMGLVATIVLLASPRVHSLLYSATAIIIGFQLVNFAIFTKVYAMQEGLLPPDKKLFKLLDRFTLEQGLILGIILFILGGITSIFALFQWEATGFGLLNPVLTMRLVIPSVTSIALGLQIIFSSFFLSVFQLKIKQ, encoded by the coding sequence ATGCCTTGTTTAAACGAGGCGGAAACCCTTGCTACTTGTATCAAAAAAGCTCAATGGTATCTACAAGAATATCAGGTTAAAGGGGAAGTTGTTATTGCTGACAATGGGAGTACAGATAAATCACAAGAAATCGCCTTAGAAATGGGTGCAAGATTAGTTAAGGTGAAAGAAAAAGGCTATGGTAGTGCCTTAATGGGAGGAATTATCGCCGCTAAAGGGGAATATATTATCATGGCGGATGCGGATGATAGCTATGATTTTACTGGATTAAATCCTTTCTTAGAGAAATTGAGAGGAGGTTATGATTTAGTGATGGGGAATCGTTTTAAAGGAGGTATTAAGGAAGGTGCAATGCCTTTTTTACACAAATATTTAGGCAATCCTGTATTAACAAGATTAGGAAAACTGTTTTTTAAGAGTCCTTGTAATGATTTTCATTGTGGCTTAAGAGGATTTCGTAAACAAGCTATTCTTAATCTAAACTTACGCACTACGGGTATGGAATTTGCTTCAGAAATGGTGGTAAAATCGACTCTAAACGGCTTAAAAATAACCGAAGTACCAACTACTTTATCTCCTGATGGTCGTTCTCGTAAACCCCATTTGCGTACATGGCGTGATGGTTGGCGACACTTAAGATTTTTATTATTATATAGCCCTCGTTGGTTATTTCTCTATCCCGGATTTTTTTTAATGTTGATGGGTTTGGTTGCTACCATTGTTTTATTGGCTAGTCCGAGAGTTCACAGTTTATTATATTCTGCTACTGCTATTATTATTGGATTTCAGTTAGTTAATTTTGCAATTTTTACTAAGGTTTATGCTATGCAAGAAGGTTTATTACCTCCTGATAAAAAGTTATTTAAACTCCTCGATCGATTTACCTTAGAACAAGGTTTAATACTCGGAATAATTTTATTTATCTTAGGCGGAATTACTTCAATTTTTGCTCTGTTTCAGTGGGAAGCAACTGGATTTGGCTTATTAAATCCTGTCTTAACAATGCGTTTAGTTATTCCTTCTGTCACTTCGATCGCATTAGGTTTACAGATAATTTTTTCTAGCTTTTTCCTAAGTGTTTTTCAATTAAAAATCAAACAATAA
- a CDS encoding C-type lectin domain-containing protein: protein MMNKSNVNLGIFFGLSFLFSLIIRSSLKAEEITIIINPDNGNKYFLSPEMSWESAQEWAKKIGGNLVTVNDEKENQWLVETFIKPETKFLWIGINDIEKEGNFIWISDEKSDYFNWADGEPNNNIEQGGEHFGALNGVANPFNRPVGTWSDAPAHAKLQGIVEISKDRQI, encoded by the coding sequence ATGATGAATAAATCTAATGTTAATCTCGGTATTTTTTTCGGATTAAGTTTTCTATTTTCCCTAATAATTCGATCGAGCTTAAAAGCAGAAGAAATAACAATAATTATCAATCCAGATAATGGAAATAAATACTTTTTAAGTCCAGAAATGTCATGGGAATCTGCTCAAGAATGGGCAAAAAAAATAGGCGGTAATTTAGTTACAGTAAATGATGAAAAAGAAAATCAATGGTTAGTAGAAACTTTCATAAAACCTGAGACAAAATTTTTATGGATTGGTATTAATGATATAGAAAAAGAAGGAAATTTTATCTGGATTAGTGACGAGAAATCAGATTATTTTAATTGGGCTGACGGTGAACCTAATAATAACATAGAACAAGGAGGGGAACATTTTGGAGCATTAAATGGTGTTGCAAATCCTTTTAATCGTCCTGTGGGTACATGGAGTGATGCACCTGCTCATGCTAAACTTCAAGGTATTGTAGAAATCTCTAAAGATCGTCAAATATAA
- a CDS encoding type IV pilin protein, with protein MKPEVTLKYLSYLRNKKANSEGFTLIELLVVVIIIGVLAAVALPNLLGQVGKARETEIKNATGTVNRSQQAYHFERQAFATTTANLGVVIPTEYITNGPNFGIAASSGVSATVAPANTNSANDGTRAYSGGIAHAAGQYGQVICQSDAIANSLAVPTNLTPSGIVDACPANSVVVR; from the coding sequence ATGAAACCCGAAGTAACTTTAAAATATTTATCCTACCTCCGCAACAAAAAAGCTAACAGTGAAGGTTTTACCTTAATTGAACTATTAGTGGTAGTAATCATTATCGGTGTATTAGCCGCCGTTGCTCTCCCCAACTTATTAGGACAAGTTGGTAAAGCTAGAGAGACTGAAATCAAGAATGCAACTGGTACCGTTAACCGCTCTCAACAGGCTTATCACTTCGAGCGTCAAGCATTTGCTACTACTACTGCCAACTTAGGAGTTGTTATCCCTACTGAATACATCACCAACGGCCCTAACTTTGGTATTGCTGCTTCTTCTGGTGTTAGTGCAACTGTTGCACCTGCAAATACTAACTCGGCTAATGATGGTACTCGTGCTTATTCCGGTGGTATCGCTCATGCCGCAGGTCAATATGGTCAGGTAATTTGTCAAAGTGATGCGATCGCTAACTCTTTAGCTGTTCCCACTAACTTAACCCCTTCTGGTATTGTTGATGCTTGTCCTGCCAACAGTGTTGTTGTAAGATAA
- a CDS encoding type IV pilin protein, producing MEKLFLYGQILTLNRPSHTHTKGFTLIELLVVMVIIGILSAIAIPNFLTQVGKARNLEFQNAIGTINRSQQAYHWEKGTFANAVNYEDILRQLNITIDNKYIDDFIFVNTPNSTTIQLVNNNFAIDGTRGFSGGVFVNSGDYQVIICQSIDAELQIDPPIDGNNCGVNEKVR from the coding sequence ATGGAAAAACTATTTTTATATGGGCAAATACTTACACTTAATCGTCCTTCTCATACTCACACTAAAGGATTTACTCTGATTGAGCTTTTAGTTGTTATGGTTATTATTGGAATTTTGTCTGCTATTGCCATACCTAACTTTTTAACTCAGGTGGGAAAAGCAAGAAATTTAGAGTTTCAGAATGCCATAGGAACAATAAATAGGTCTCAACAGGCTTATCATTGGGAAAAGGGAACTTTTGCAAATGCAGTGAATTATGAAGATATTTTACGGCAGTTAAATATAACCATTGACAATAAATACATAGATGATTTTATTTTTGTTAACACTCCTAATTCCACAACAATACAGTTAGTAAATAATAATTTTGCGATTGATGGGACTAGGGGGTTTTCCGGGGGAGTCTTTGTAAACTCAGGAGATTATCAAGTTATAATTTGTCAATCAATTGATGCCGAGTTACAAATTGATCCACCCATTGATGGAAATAATTGTGGAGTTAATGAGAAAGTGAGATGA
- a CDS encoding homocysteine biosynthesis protein, which translates to MRTIAEINDKILNGKATVWTIEELKAKVKKLGIKKTYEKVDVICTGTFEPMESSGAILNLGHTDPPMKIRKCWLDGVPAYAGFGAVDLYLGATALSDYGSANDYDNISSNTPEKGGSHVIESLISGKSVTIKAIGQVTDCYPRASFESSITVDMINQFYLYNPRNLYQNFIVGVNGGDRTLYTYLGPLLPRLGNAVYSSTGAMSPLLNDPNLEVIGIGSKIFLGGAQGMIVWEGTQHFPLQKRLPNDTPIGPASTLALIGDAKKMTREWVRGCYFKNYGPSLMLGVGIPFPVLNEKIIEHCAVEDEDIVAPVVDFSIPRRVRPSFGLVNYAQLKHGKIKIEGQTVRVASIASMYLGRQVAETLKKWILDGNFTLSEPVAPLPVDRTFVSQDGVI; encoded by the coding sequence ATGCGCACGATCGCCGAAATTAATGACAAAATCCTTAATGGTAAAGCTACAGTTTGGACGATCGAGGAATTAAAAGCCAAGGTCAAAAAATTAGGTATTAAAAAAACTTATGAAAAAGTAGATGTAATTTGTACTGGCACATTTGAACCAATGGAATCCTCTGGGGCGATTTTGAACTTGGGACATACTGATCCGCCCATGAAAATCCGTAAATGTTGGCTTGATGGTGTTCCCGCTTATGCTGGATTTGGGGCGGTGGATCTTTATTTAGGTGCTACAGCTTTAAGTGATTATGGTTCAGCTAATGATTATGATAATATTTCAAGTAACACTCCCGAAAAAGGTGGTTCTCATGTCATTGAAAGTTTAATTAGTGGGAAGTCTGTTACCATAAAAGCTATCGGACAAGTTACAGACTGTTATCCTCGTGCTTCTTTTGAATCGAGCATTACAGTAGATATGATTAATCAGTTTTATTTATATAATCCTAGGAATTTGTATCAAAATTTCATTGTAGGTGTGAATGGTGGCGATCGAACTCTATATACTTATTTAGGCCCTTTATTACCACGTTTGGGCAATGCTGTATATAGTAGTACGGGAGCAATGTCACCGTTATTAAATGATCCCAATTTAGAAGTAATAGGTATTGGCAGTAAGATATTTTTAGGTGGTGCGCAAGGTATGATTGTATGGGAAGGAACACAACATTTCCCTTTACAAAAAAGACTGCCAAATGATACTCCCATTGGCCCTGCTTCCACTTTAGCCTTAATTGGAGATGCAAAAAAAATGACAAGAGAATGGGTGAGGGGTTGTTATTTTAAAAACTATGGCCCTTCCTTAATGTTGGGAGTAGGTATTCCTTTCCCCGTGTTAAATGAGAAGATTATTGAACATTGTGCGGTAGAAGATGAAGATATAGTCGCCCCAGTAGTGGACTTTTCTATACCAAGAAGAGTACGTCCTAGTTTTGGTTTAGTAAATTATGCTCAGTTGAAACACGGAAAAATTAAAATCGAGGGACAAACCGTGAGGGTAGCATCTATAGCAAGTATGTATTTAGGGCGACAAGTAGCCGAAACGTTAAAAAAATGGATTTTAGATGGTAATTTTACTTTATCAGAACCCGTTGCTCCCTTACCTGTTGATCGAACTTTTGTTTCTCAAGACGGAGTTATTTAA
- a CDS encoding DNA phosphorothioation-associated protein 4, giving the protein MAIRIKIAQDKANLVQSLVLNNENPQGVFVTYADVIAFAAALGKNHKFRLPLDSIAKEPSPISLDVFSSRGYDVLIKLLAIIETGNPQIISSYDSTAEEERVNIFEEYANGGLMKLQEQLRGSVDYSERILLILSHIKNQSSDTVTNFDLTKFLP; this is encoded by the coding sequence ATGGCTATTAGAATAAAAATTGCTCAAGATAAAGCTAATTTAGTGCAAAGTTTAGTGTTAAATAACGAGAATCCTCAAGGAGTATTTGTTACCTATGCTGATGTGATAGCATTTGCGGCGGCATTAGGAAAAAACCATAAATTTAGATTACCATTAGACTCGATCGCAAAAGAACCCTCTCCTATAAGTTTAGATGTTTTTAGTAGTCGTGGTTACGATGTTTTAATAAAACTTTTAGCTATCATAGAAACGGGTAATCCGCAAATTATTTCCAGTTATGACAGTACGGCGGAGGAAGAAAGAGTTAATATTTTTGAAGAATATGCTAATGGTGGATTAATGAAATTACAAGAACAATTAAGAGGTTCTGTTGACTATAGTGAAAGAATTTTACTGATTTTAAGCCATATTAAAAATCAATCATCTGATACTGTCACTAATTTTGATTTAACTAAATTTTTGCCTTAA
- a CDS encoding response regulator transcription factor — translation MAEVDKILLVDDEPGIRESVQAYLDDNENWQVEVASNAKEAWEKLQHNVPDLIISDIMMPEVNGLQFLAQLRDDIRFRNLPVVFLTAKGMTTDRIEGYTAGCDAYLPKPFDVDELEAIVRNLLEKKKLQKENTGGNLQLDELVREVKDIKDKLENTSKLTITEPPMAIDLTPREQSVLDLVAQGLMNKEIAKTLETSVRNVEKYVSRLFSKTGTNSRTELVRFALKHGLTE, via the coding sequence ATGGCAGAAGTTGACAAAATATTGTTAGTAGATGATGAACCCGGTATCAGAGAATCAGTACAAGCATATTTAGATGACAATGAAAATTGGCAAGTAGAAGTGGCAAGTAATGCTAAAGAGGCATGGGAAAAATTACAACACAATGTTCCTGACTTAATTATCTCAGATATTATGATGCCAGAGGTTAATGGTTTACAATTTTTGGCACAATTAAGGGATGATATTCGTTTTCGCAACTTACCCGTCGTCTTTTTAACAGCTAAAGGGATGACAACCGATCGAATTGAAGGATATACGGCAGGATGTGACGCTTATTTGCCAAAACCCTTTGATGTAGATGAGTTAGAAGCGATCGTTAGAAATCTGTTAGAAAAGAAAAAGTTACAAAAAGAAAATACTGGTGGTAATCTACAGTTAGATGAATTAGTTAGAGAAGTGAAAGACATCAAAGATAAGCTAGAAAACACCTCTAAACTAACTATAACCGAACCTCCCATGGCGATCGATCTAACCCCAAGAGAACAAAGCGTCTTAGACTTGGTGGCCCAGGGGTTAATGAATAAAGAAATAGCGAAAACCTTAGAAACTAGCGTCAGAAATGTAGAAAAGTATGTTAGTCGTCTGTTTAGTAAAACTGGTACGAATAGTCGTACCGAATTAGTTAGATTTGCCTTAAAACATGGTCTAACGGAATAG
- a CDS encoding PD-(D/E)XK nuclease family protein, whose protein sequence is MTSYWHLSQTHLNILETCPPLFQKSYLQQLQSLPNLTREESKEWGNLFHLKMQQYYGGLSLDQILTNDQNLNESLKGLIFAVQDLAESSDIISKKAEYQVNYTLRNYFFTAIYDLIILYPNKALIFDWKTYLKPQNEKTLVNHWQTKLYLYILAENFNYKPEQISFTYWFVKLPNKTQKLVINYNQSKHDRTKQDLNNILDKLESLTYQYIENKINFPHHSKCQSCPHRHLFSELSNESDLEKSVPKSFDEIINSF, encoded by the coding sequence ATGACATCATATTGGCATTTATCCCAAACTCATTTAAACATTTTAGAAACTTGTCCTCCTCTATTTCAAAAAAGCTATTTACAACAATTACAATCTTTACCCAATTTAACGAGAGAAGAAAGTAAAGAATGGGGGAATTTATTTCACTTAAAAATGCAACAATATTATGGAGGATTATCTTTAGATCAAATACTAACCAATGATCAAAACTTAAATGAATCTTTGAAGGGTTTAATTTTTGCTGTTCAAGATCTGGCTGAATCTTCAGATATTATTAGTAAAAAAGCCGAGTACCAAGTCAATTATACTTTGAGAAACTATTTTTTTACTGCTATTTATGACTTGATTATTTTATATCCTAATAAAGCTCTAATTTTTGATTGGAAAACTTATTTAAAACCTCAAAATGAAAAAACCTTAGTTAATCACTGGCAAACTAAATTATACTTATACATTTTGGCAGAAAATTTTAATTATAAGCCTGAGCAAATTTCTTTTACTTACTGGTTTGTTAAATTACCAAATAAAACACAAAAATTAGTTATTAACTATAATCAATCTAAACACGATCGAACAAAACAAGACTTAAATAATATCTTAGATAAACTTGAAAGTTTAACCTATCAGTATATAGAAAATAAAATAAATTTTCCTCATCATAGTAAATGTCAAAGTTGTCCTCATCGTCATCTTTTTTCAGAGTTATCTAATGAATCAGATTTAGAAAAATCAGTACCAAAATCTTTCGATGAAATTATAAATAGTTTTTGA
- a CDS encoding R3H domain-containing nucleic acid-binding protein yields the protein MDEQIQRGQKWLETLLKLMGVPANVNLNRFEQNGDQIISCWLTIDESTLDLSKIETLTGKKGETIDAIQYLANALLNIGVEDGSHRFFTVELNGYRLRRQAELMAIAQRAAEKVRITGVPEEIRYLSSVERRQIHSILEKSPDLFTESQGNEPDRRLVVKLRE from the coding sequence ATGGATGAACAAATCCAACGAGGTCAAAAATGGCTGGAAACTCTCTTAAAATTAATGGGAGTTCCTGCTAATGTTAACTTGAACAGATTCGAGCAAAATGGAGATCAAATTATTTCCTGTTGGCTGACTATTGATGAAAGTACTTTAGATTTATCTAAAATTGAAACCCTCACGGGGAAAAAAGGAGAAACTATTGATGCGATTCAATATTTAGCTAATGCCTTACTTAATATTGGTGTTGAAGATGGTTCTCATCGTTTCTTTACGGTAGAATTGAATGGTTATCGTCTTCGTCGTCAAGCAGAATTAATGGCGATCGCACAAAGAGCTGCGGAAAAGGTGCGTATAACTGGAGTACCTGAAGAAATACGTTATCTATCATCAGTGGAACGCCGTCAAATTCATAGCATTTTGGAGAAATCCCCAGATTTATTCACAGAAAGTCAGGGAAATGAACCTGATCGACGTTTAGTGGTTAAATTAAGAGAGTAG
- a CDS encoding alpha-amylase family glycosyl hydrolase has protein sequence MTLTPHTPAVKAAAGFHASLSTEKDKFNWEFLFTRSIEFRQETIYFIIVDRFLDGDDRNNPGFNPNLYDPSRHYWGKYWGGDIQGIIDKLEYLKNMGITALWISPLFEQVESLQFNNAPMHGYWTKDFKRINPRFLAQGEENSLFQCTALNRLVEKAHNLGIKIILDIVCNHSSPDVSGEKGKLYDDGMLIADFYNDTNNWYYHNPEITDWQNEYQLLYYEMAGLATFNESNIEYRNYIKSAIKQWLDIGIDALRIDTVKHMPLWFWQEFMGDLKTHRPDLFAFGEWGFSNPKDGKSPQFANESGMSILDFGLSGAIRECLAKNASGGFHLVQEVFNLDYLYNTATELITFFDNHDMPRFGSLNPDGNALRLAVALIMTCRGIPCIYYGTEQYLHNDTNGGQDPYNRPMMEKWDTDTPIYQDLSRLSKLRKINPAVSLGSQVEKYINDDIYCFLRRYRDFRCLVCINKSYTHQTIQLTNTELVDDEYYCMLTGSSIEVINGNIQNLQLPPQSVLVFSHIGNKVKGKTIVRAQINGISTKLGESIIVTGDCPELGNWDITKGYRLEYINPNTWFGEISFNESAGKAIAYKYALVKDNHEVIREKTSIRRWILAEEGIAKWVDIWNIQ, from the coding sequence ATGACTTTAACACCTCATACCCCAGCTGTCAAAGCCGCCGCAGGTTTTCATGCTTCCCTCTCTACAGAAAAAGATAAGTTTAATTGGGAATTTTTGTTTACTCGATCGATCGAATTTCGTCAGGAAACTATATACTTTATCATTGTCGATCGATTTTTGGATGGAGACGATCGAAATAATCCCGGTTTTAATCCTAATTTATATGATCCATCTCGACATTATTGGGGAAAATATTGGGGTGGAGATATACAGGGAATCATCGACAAACTAGAATACCTTAAAAATATGGGTATAACTGCACTTTGGATTTCTCCATTATTTGAGCAGGTGGAGTCTCTGCAATTTAATAACGCCCCCATGCACGGATATTGGACAAAAGACTTCAAACGTATCAATCCCCGTTTCTTAGCCCAAGGAGAAGAAAATTCCCTATTTCAATGTACCGCATTAAATCGATTAGTAGAAAAAGCCCACAATTTAGGTATTAAAATAATTCTCGATATAGTTTGCAATCATAGCAGTCCAGACGTTAGCGGAGAAAAAGGTAAACTCTATGATGATGGAATGTTAATTGCTGACTTTTATAATGATACGAATAATTGGTATTATCACAATCCCGAAATCACCGATTGGCAGAATGAATATCAACTTTTATATTATGAAATGGCAGGTTTAGCCACCTTTAATGAAAGTAACATTGAATATCGTAACTATATCAAAAGTGCCATTAAACAATGGTTAGATATTGGTATTGATGCCTTGAGAATCGATACCGTTAAACATATGCCCTTATGGTTTTGGCAAGAATTTATGGGAGACTTGAAAACCCATCGCCCAGATTTATTTGCCTTTGGAGAATGGGGTTTTAGTAATCCAAAAGATGGTAAATCTCCTCAATTTGCCAATGAATCAGGAATGTCTATTTTAGACTTTGGCTTATCTGGTGCAATTCGTGAATGTTTAGCCAAAAATGCGTCAGGGGGATTCCATTTAGTGCAAGAAGTGTTTAATCTTGATTATCTTTACAACACCGCCACAGAATTAATTACCTTCTTTGATAACCATGATATGCCTCGTTTTGGCAGTCTCAACCCTGATGGTAATGCTTTACGATTAGCGGTGGCTTTAATTATGACTTGTCGAGGTATTCCTTGTATTTATTATGGTACAGAACAGTATTTGCATAACGATACTAACGGCGGACAAGATCCCTATAATCGCCCTATGATGGAAAAATGGGATACTGACACCCCTATTTATCAAGATTTAAGTAGGCTATCCAAACTCAGAAAAATTAATCCAGCCGTTTCATTAGGTAGCCAAGTTGAAAAATATATCAACGATGATATTTACTGTTTTTTGAGACGTTATCGGGATTTTCGTTGTTTAGTCTGTATCAATAAATCCTATACTCATCAAACCATTCAATTAACTAACACTGAATTAGTGGATGATGAATATTACTGTATGTTAACAGGAAGTTCGATCGAGGTAATTAATGGAAATATTCAAAATTTACAATTACCCCCTCAAAGTGTTCTCGTTTTTAGTCATATTGGTAATAAAGTTAAAGGAAAAACGATCGTCAGAGCTCAAATTAACGGTATAAGTACTAAACTAGGAGAATCTATCATTGTCACAGGAGACTGTCCCGAATTAGGCAACTGGGATATTACAAAAGGATATAGACTTGAATATATTAACCCGAATACTTGGTTTGGAGAAATTTCCTTTAACGAAAGTGCTGGTAAAGCTATTGCCTATAAATATGCCTTAGTAAAAGATAATCATGAGGTAATCAGAGAGAAAACAAGTATAAGACGTTGGATTTTAGCAGAAGAAGGTATTGCTAAATGGGTTGATATTTGGAATATTCAATAA
- the rodA gene encoding rod shape-determining protein RodA has product MNDKKNLDWFLIALIIGISSFGSLIIYSTQIYKQGTDWQQQLIMVVIGSIVLLALSNYRYELLLKYHWITYAITNFLLVAVIFAGETVNGAQSWINIAGFQFQPSEFAKVTLIISLAALLHYRDASKLPNFLPIVATVALPWALIMIQPDLGTGLVFGAITLTMLYWANANLGWILLILSPLISAFLFNIVFPIWLIFIISMILIAWFTLPHNLKSLWALVTLFVNYTAGQLGHLLWDLLKPYQKDRLTLFLTPEKDPLGGGYHLIQSRIAIGSGKIYGNGFLDATQTHLNFVPEQHTDFIYSAIADQFGFVGGIVVILIYWLICWRLIMIALRSRDNFGSLLAIGVLAMIAFQTIINIGMTMGLAPITGIPLPFLSYGRSSLLTNFIVFGLVEAVANGRIMKIQKPHRFSVSRR; this is encoded by the coding sequence GTGAATGACAAAAAAAATCTTGATTGGTTTCTGATTGCCTTAATTATTGGTATTAGTAGTTTCGGTAGTTTAATTATTTATAGTACTCAAATTTATAAACAAGGCACTGATTGGCAACAACAATTAATTATGGTTGTTATTGGTTCGATCGTATTACTTGCTTTATCAAACTATCGCTATGAATTGCTTTTAAAGTATCATTGGATTACATATGCTATTACGAATTTTCTATTAGTCGCTGTGATTTTTGCCGGAGAAACCGTTAATGGTGCGCAAAGTTGGATTAATATAGCGGGTTTTCAATTTCAACCTTCTGAGTTTGCAAAAGTTACTTTAATTATCTCTTTAGCCGCTTTACTACATTACCGAGATGCCTCAAAATTACCTAATTTTCTTCCTATTGTGGCTACGGTAGCGTTGCCTTGGGCATTGATTATGATTCAACCAGATTTAGGCACAGGATTAGTATTTGGAGCAATTACTTTAACGATGTTGTATTGGGCAAATGCGAATCTAGGTTGGATTTTGTTGATTTTATCCCCTCTTATATCGGCTTTTTTGTTTAATATAGTTTTTCCCATCTGGCTTATTTTTATCATCTCCATGATTTTAATTGCATGGTTTACTCTGCCCCATAATTTAAAATCTCTTTGGGCTTTAGTTACCCTCTTTGTTAATTACACCGCAGGGCAATTAGGACATCTTCTCTGGGATTTACTAAAACCTTATCAAAAAGATCGCCTAACTTTATTTCTGACACCAGAAAAAGATCCCCTAGGAGGAGGCTATCATTTAATACAGTCCAGAATTGCTATTGGTTCTGGTAAAATTTATGGTAATGGTTTTCTTGATGCTACCCAAACTCATCTTAATTTTGTGCCTGAACAACATACTGACTTCATCTATAGTGCGATCGCAGATCAATTTGGTTTTGTTGGTGGTATAGTTGTTATTCTGATTTATTGGTTAATTTGTTGGCGATTGATCATGATTGCCTTGCGATCGAGAGACAATTTTGGGTCATTATTAGCTATCGGAGTATTAGCGATGATCGCCTTTCAAACAATTATTAATATTGGCATGACAATGGGATTAGCACCCATTACGGGGATACCTTTACCTTTTCTTAGTTATGGTAGATCATCTTTATTAACTAATTTTATTGTCTTTGGCTTAGTGGAAGCTGTTGCCAACGGAAGGATTATGAAAATACAAAAACCTCATCGTTTTTCTGTTTCTCGTAGATAA